The proteins below come from a single Mangifera indica cultivar Alphonso chromosome 16, CATAS_Mindica_2.1, whole genome shotgun sequence genomic window:
- the LOC123199275 gene encoding cytochrome P450 71AU50-like — translation MSWTWTSLALVALFFFLQALLWKKDTKSNRLPPGPRGFPIFGSLHLLGKFPHRDFQKLAEKYGPIMFMRLGLMPTVVVSSPQAAEQFLKTHDLIFASRPAIEASNYVSYGHKSIAFSPYGSYWRTVRKMCTLELLSTAKINAFQGMRKEELDLLIEYVKEAAEDGVAVDLTAKVSSLTADMTCRMVFGKKYMEEEFHEKGFKAVIQEAMTLAAIPNLGDYIPQIASLDLQGLRRRMKAVSKVFDAFFEKIIDEHVLSKDEKRTKDFVDVMLSFLGSEETEYKINREHIKAIILDMLTAAVDTSATAVEWALSELMKHPEEMKKVQKELETAVELDRMVEESDLDNLEYLDMVVKETLRLHPVGPLLLPHESVEDCTINSYHIPKKSRVVINAWAIGRDPEAWTDPEMFWPERFASSNIDLRGRDFQLIPFGSGRRGCPGMQLGLTVVKQVVAQLVHCFDWELPDGMLPSELDMSEEFGLVIPRAKHLLAVPTYRLKINDNRL, via the exons ATGTCTTGGACTTGGACCTCACTTGCTCTTGTGgccctcttcttcttcctccaagCTTTGCTGTggaaaaaagatacaaaatCTAACCGATTGCCTCCAGGTCCAAGAGGGTTTCCCATTTTCGGAAGCCTTCATTTGTTAGGCAAGTTTCCTCACAgagattttcaaaaacttgCAGAAAAATATGGCCCCATAATGTTTATGCGCTTAGGCTTGATGCCAACAGTCGTAGTTTCATCACCTCAAGCTGCTGAACAGTTCCTGAAAACGCACGATCTTATTTTTGCCAGCAGGCCTGCTATTGAAGCTTCAAATTATGTTAGTTATGGGCATAAAAGTATCGCCTTTTCTCCTTATGGATCTTATTGGCGCACCGTCCGCAAGATGTGCACCTTGGAACTTCTTAGTACGGCTAAGATCAATGCTTTCCAGGGCATGAGAAAAGAAGAGCTTGATCTCTTGATTGAATATGTAAAAGAGGCTGCCGAAGATGGTGTTGCTGTTGATCTTACTGCAAAGGTGTCGTCTCTGACCGCTGACATGACTTGTCGAATGGTTTTTGGGAAGAAATATATGGAGGAGGAGTTCCATGAGAAAGGGTTCAAGGCTGTAATCCAAGAGGCTATGACATTGGCCGCCATTCCGAATTTGGGTGATTACATCCCTCAAATTGCTTCACTTGATCTCCAGGGGCTGAGAAGGCGGATGAAGGCGGTTTCCAAGGTGTTTGATGCCTTCTTTGAAAAGATTATTGATGAGCATGTTCTATCCAAGGATGAAAAGAGAACCAAAGATTTTGTTGATGTCATGTTGAGCTTCTTGGGATCAGAAGAAACTGAGTACAAAATTAATCGAGAGCATATCAAAGCCATAATCTTG GATATGCTTACAGCTGCAGTGGACACTTCAGCTACTGCCGTAGAGTGGGCACTTTCAGAACTCATGAAACATCctgaagaaatgaagaaagtACAGAAAGAACTGGAAACTGCCGTGGAACTGGACAGGATGGTTGAAGAATCAGATTTGGACAACCTGGAATACTTGGACATGGTTGTGAAAGAAACCCTCAGGCTCCATCCTGTAGGCCCTTTATTACTCCCCCATGAATCTGTTGAAGATTGCACAATAAATAGCTACCACATACCCAAGAAATCACGAGTTGTTATAAATGCATGGGCAATCGGAAGAGATCCAGAAGCCTGGACGGATCCTGAGATGTTTTGGCCGGAAAGGTTTGCCAGTAGTAACATTGATCTTCGCGGTCGAGACTTTCAGCTTATCCCATTTGGTTCCGGCCGCAGAGGGTGCCCTGGAATGCAATTGGGACTCACTGTGGTGAAGCAAGTGGTAGCACAGCTTGTGCATTGCTTTGATTGGGAGCTTCCGGATGGGATGCTGCCGAGTGAATTGGACATGAGTGAGGAGTTTGGTCTTGTGATTCCTAGAGCTAAGCATCTCTTGGCTGTTCCTACTTATCGTctgaaaataaatgataataggCTCTGA
- the LOC123198955 gene encoding disease resistance protein RPP2B-like, protein MHLSSLTILSLENCLKLESLPESIGGSENLRVVILSNCPKIETVPYIPGSVEELYLDRTAIEELLPLVHLSTLLKLSLKNCLRLKSLPESIGKFKSLQCLYLSGCSKIDRLPDGLKNLKAVEEIEVEGIGITDIPSLTLTCLNNLKKLSFLRCGHQKSPVSLLSQLPACHKLKHLNLEDCYIEVLPENLGELHSLTFLYLGGNNFETLPESIKELSKLYELGLSDCRKLKSLPQLPDKSLRMEAKGCTSLETVSGLPTQCLSMGTHNEEISFINCFNLELNLTDTLTNIERNADLWFSSGGYSLPKASICYPGSEIPDWFPFTSQTGYIELPTDWLNDDLICFAFCAVASFRDYEEAEALQVRCFLVVNEEIVSASCLFNEEGHEVIESEEAIESGDHLFLGYDYEIMALELLTASLDSKGYMEFFVEHGSNNCRKKSEVKNCGVRLLYAKDKTATTVERDLRFPNVINACLSSLYMGSKILAHHQHRKRRDWPDPE, encoded by the exons ATGCATCTTTCCAGTTTAACAATATTGAGTCTTGAGAATTGTTTGAAGCTGGAAAGTCTCCCCGAGAGCATTGGTGGGTCAGAAAATCTTCGAGTAGTTATTCTTTCCAATTGTCCAAAGATCGAAACGGTTCCATACATCCCTGGTAGTGTAGAAGAGTTATATTTAGATAGAACCGCAATTGAAGAACTGCTGCCATTAGTGCATCTATCCACTCTCCTGAAATTGAGTCTCAAAAATTGTTTAAGACTAAAGAGTCTCCCAGAGAGCATTGGTAAGTTTAAATCTCTCCAGTGTCTTTATCTTTCCGGCTGTTCGAAAATCGACAGATTGCCTGATGGCCTCAAGAATTTGAAGGCTGTGGAGGAAATTGAAGTCGAGGGAATTGGTATAACAGATATACCTTCATTGACTCTAACTTGTTTGAACAACCTGAAGAAATTATCGTTCCTGCGATGTGGGCATCAAAAGTCACCGGTTTCGCTGCTGTCCCAGTTGCCAGCCTGCCACAAACTGAAGCATCTAAATCTGGAGGACTGTTATATCGAAGTGTTACCAGAAAATCTTGGTGAATTACACTCGCTGACATTTTTATATCTTGGTGGAAACAATTTTGAGACACTTCCAGAGAGCATCAAAGAGCTCTCAAAGCTGTATGAGCTTGGTTTAAGCGATTGCCGGAAGCTGAAGTCCTTACCCCAGCTTCCAGATAAGTCACTACGTATGGAAGCAAAGGGCTGCACATCACTGGAAACGGTATCAGGCTTACCAACTCAATGCCTAAGCATGGGAACTCACAATGAGGAAATCAGCTTTATCAATTGTTTCAATCTGGAACTGAATCTGACTGACACTCTGACCAATATTGAGAGAAATGCAGATCTATGGTTTAGCTCGGGA GGATATAGCCTGCCAAAGGCTTCAATATGTTACCCCGGAAGCGAAATTCCGGATTGGTTTCCTTTTACAAGTCAGACAGGTTATATAGAGCTTCCAACAGATTGGCTTAATGatgatttaatttgttttgctttttgCGCTGTTGCATCATTCCGGGACTACGAAGAGGCTGAAGCTTTGCAAGTTCGTTGTTTTCTGGTAGTCAATGAGGAGATCGTTTCAGCTAGCTGCTTGTTTAATGAAGAAGGGCATGAAGTTATTGAATCAGAAGAGGCTATTGAATCAGGAGATCATTTATTCTTAGGATATGACTATGAAATCATGGCCCTGGAATTGCTTACAGCCAGTTTGGATAGCAAGGGCTACATGGAGTTCTTTGTTGAGCATGGAAGTAATAACTGCAGGAAAAAAAGCGAAGTGAAGAACTGCGGAGTCAGATTGCTGTACGCCAAAGATAAAACAGCTACAACAGTGGAGAGAGACTTGAGATTTCCTAATGTTATAAATGCCTGCTTGAG TTCATTGTATATGGGCAGCAAAATTTTAGCACACCATCAGCATCGGAAGCGCAGGGACTGGCCAGACCCTGAATGA
- the LOC123198956 gene encoding disease resistance protein RPV1-like — MASSSSSFSRCSFSSSTPTLKYKVFLSFRGEETRKNFTSQLYDAFNRENINTFTDYKLNRGEEDSPALLTAIEQSKISVIIFSEGYGSSSWYLKELEKILECKNKYGQIVIPIFYRVDPSDVSHQEGEFGKAFSQLEDRFKVKDPGLLQRWKTALTETSNLGGFVSNNTRDESALVNDIVEDILKKLNDEYLEILVGLDSKIEKIENLLSSNVRKLGIWDIRGIGKTTLAGAIFRKISKKFEASYFIRNIREESKKSEGLNDLRQRLSSKVFGDKNPNIRFTLQKRRLGCALIVFDDVTKLEQMECLMEDFDYSDSESRIIITTRDEQVLIKYGVDPIHIIKMEELSRDEAFQLFNKYSFGESGPTEDYSELSSRAVTYGVFQ; from the exons ATGGCTTCcagttcttcttctttttcccgttgttctttttcttcttctactcCAACACTAAAGTACAAAGTTTTTCTTAGTTTCCGGGGTGAGGAGACTCGGAAAAACTTTACAAGTCAACTGTATGATGCCTTCAACCGGGAAAACATTAATACTTTCACTGATTATAAACTTAACAGAGGAGAAGAAGATTCTCCAGCTCTTCTTACTGCAATCGAACAGTCAAAGATCTCAGTTATCATTTTCTCTGAAGGGTACGGTTCTTCGAGCTGGTATCTCAAAGAACTTGAAAAGATCCTTGAATGCAAGAACAAGTACGGTCAGATTGTAATTCCGATCTTTTATCGCGTAGATCCATCAGATGTAAGCCATCAAGAGGGAGAATTTGGAAAGGCATTTTCCCAGCTTGAAGATCGTTTTAAGGTTAAAGATCCAGGGTTGTTGCAAAGATGGAAGACTGCTTTGACGGAAACAAGCAATCTGGGTGGCTTTGTTTCAAATAACACTAG aGATGAATCAGCACTTGTAAACGATATTGTTGAggatattttgaagaaattgaatGATGAGTACTTGGAAATTCTTGTAGGGTTGGActcaaaaattgagaaaattgaaaatttattatcgTCCAATGTTCGCAAGTTAGGAATTTGGGACATTAGAGGTATAGGCAAGACAACTCTTGCTGGTGCTATATTCAGAAAGatatctaaaaaatttgaagCTTCTTACTTCATTCGGAACATTAGAGAAGAATCAAAGAAAAGTGAAGGCTTAAATGACTTGCGCCAAAGACTTAGTTCAAAAGTTTTCGGGGACAAAAATCCCAATATCAGATTCACCTTGCAAAAAAGAAGGCTTGGCTGTGCTCTTATTGTTTTCGATGATGTGACAAAGTTAGAACAAATGGAATGTTTAATGGAGGATTTTGACTACTCGGACTCTGAAAGTCGAATAATCATAACAACAAGGGATGAGCAAGTTCTAATAAAATATGGTGTGGATCCCATACACATAATCAAGATGGAAGAATTGTCTAGGGATGAAGCTTTTCAgctttttaacaaatattcaTTTGGAGAAAGCGGCCCAACAGAAGATTATTCTGAGCTATCATCAAGGGCAGTAACATATGGGGTGTTCCAATAg